Proteins encoded in a region of the Alosa sapidissima isolate fAloSap1 chromosome 19, fAloSap1.pri, whole genome shotgun sequence genome:
- the LOC121692864 gene encoding uncharacterized protein LOC121692864 isoform X4: MDDQHNLPDKMGKEVQHSPGKQLQIMEGLKSRLYPYQVEGFEFFHNAHREGRKGVILADEMGLGKSIQVISFLANFAHLNKNIPSILLVVPANLLDDWVSKIQDWAPWMKCLKYHQSEQCQATNLSKVKRNGGLLITTYSTVVRHEKELSYLHSSPYCWNFVVFDEAHRLKNEKTKTYKVALSVQAHFRILLTGTPIQNNLKELWNLLTIISETCLVGTYQTFRKNFENPITRGREADARADERALTQELMECLQKTMKPVWLRRTKEKLPKLPDKREFVLWTKLTPEQEANYRDQLSVNKAPDAPSNLLLLHNLRKICCCSRQFDGHDLNSAESQTTHSGKLAILIAMLKKLSSKGHKILVFFQYIKTLKIAMHSLMQTDWGKRTVLFMDGTVALHQRMMLLKSFQNGSQSILLLTVQVGAEGLNLTTADRVIIMEPSWNQSTDAQAVDRVHRIGQRREVEVYRLITCGTVEEKIYRRQLFKGSLARQAVGDDQNPLRHFTRSELMELNSLGETQYSATQLQLEHHNSKRLSAEEILGKQLGEQISGSICGISDHGKLLKASQGEDLEAEMEKLHIADEVQRSKDKIDGEAHLNCQIAFVDAHRHHNYPRKSLGVHLKGKKVFSRESAYSKLYHEKSPGLPRKYKCFSSPFSARVQKKRRKTCPLKYDSDQGCYPEATQADRGETGNSNSPRDPENADVLTPETTFTDDRSESSFADNNSQQTSTWHSRDKDSEVHPDSIIEVDSSDSFTDSPIKNSVTKSADIVDISLNISIIHLSSPKDVSTGASLHSAVKSKDQRSDLTVVQTPRSAPLPGNNSFNSAITSLPRTLCMGKSPQIPDAYTSSDPIEPPKEKDKTGNSILSSDPDESKHMPPESIFGDNNVPGIYFKLESNDEGRKTDPHSTQALQYDIDQGSLLKDNTLRMMANDAQIGEPLQKTTDEGSERSEMSISVSSPPLERSGTPNNNTESSLSDNNSPHNLTPDSVIEGNEVQHSDSLTDNTRDDIVLVSPEEKNTLNHTVTNIDDSRAMTLNTSGQHCPSPELLAATEVTLHFEVKSQDQTLKPSVAHNSKSKACSSPERYYDLLREVHTPKQQQSPYQAPKSSSPHLQPISLCDYSLTPGSISVPSTPGMEEFLQVAGVCVGSNAVDPQTEKSKKGGSALFRESRNSDDGGPDDVFRIGSASGNSVTVNYNEESTSSNSYRTPSLILDSVDEGSEADLGDTYEVTRLDSNKQDESDESASASLEETSSKKDSLILITDTKTLTLNVIAPPCASLKTVSITDNSLPSDVETQDPGQELGDAKTSRQEPPPIISYEISAEVQSREVLSPTQVLTPLSLFPSPVVFPCDQSLTAGSMSVPGTPHMEETPQVSVVGPDGDSEAPQTEECEGKNGTSSRDPHKSDDILSEHAAGHDSVVENRHVHNTAANNLADISIPQNLTPNSSDKSRSKDLEAEFEKFHTGETEYEAHLQCQEMSADENDKSPDHCKTMLPQKSLGFHLQGKKNYASGNGRNSPSVNVCRKSVIKPIYSKRHSEKTPGLPQKYICFSSPFSNSAMRKRHSARTLQYDLDQGSVPLSKANTLCMMANDAQIGEPLQKTTDEGSERSEMSISVSSPPLEISGTPNNNTESSLSDNNSPHNLTPDSVIEGNEVHHSDSLTDNKSDNIVLVSPEEKSLLKHTATHIDSGTFTSNTSGHSSPGLEPVTATDDTLCLEVKSQDSTLSVAHTTRTKACSSLERNCDLLREIQSSKLLQSPYQASKPSSPHLQPISLCDYSLTPGSIMSHVPSTPSMKEFPQLLGVCLGSNAVDPQTEKSEKSNCTSLTDSNNSDCMLPEGISEIGRLSENSGTVNYNGESRSSDNNCPLSLILDSLDKGKNKMESLVPISNTETLTLNAPFLPCSSPKAVSVTNASLDITSLYPTSELNVVSAPPQWMPLETVVEDAVVDTRGDCWLSSDQLDICSSNRSDLVSSDETDQNLMEETVNDVKSVSLNVNRDGSPGSDTKAILITHSTFFAEIQSLGQLDPTQSTKPSSPTLPLSCDSLTSKSMYLPSAPHPCKTQQALGASHSPKEIIHEPEIKNSLASRKTETLVGFHTPSLILEFVDEGREADFGDTYEMARLDSTRQDENDESASASLEETSPKKDSLILITDTKTLTLNVIAPPCASPKTVSITDNSLPSDVETQDPGQELGDAKTSRQEPPPIKSYDISAEVQSREVLSPTQVLTPLSLFPSPVVFPCDQSLTAEPMSVPGTPHMEETPQVSVVGPDGDGVAPQTEECEGKNGTSSRDPHKSNDILSEHAAGHDSVVENRHVHNTAANNLADISIPQNLTPNSSDKSRSKDLETEFEKFHTGETEYEAHLQCQEVSADEDYKSPDHCKTKLPQKSLGSHLQGKKNDAGGNGRNSPSVNVCRKSVIKPIYSKWHSEKTPGLPQKYICFSSPFSNSAMRKRHSARTLQYDLDQGSVPLSKANTLCMMANDAQIGEPLQKTTDEGSERSEMSISVSSPPLEISGTPNNNTESSLSDNNSPHNLTPDSVIEGNEVHHSDSLTDNKSDNIVLVSPEEKSLLKHTATHIDSGTFTSNTSGHSSPGLEPVTATDDTLCLEVKSQDSTLSVAHTTRTKACSSLERNCDLLREIQSSKLLQSPYQASKPSSPHLQPISLCDYSLTPGSIMSHVPSTPSMKEFPQLLGVCLGSNAVDPQTEKSEKSNCTSLTDSNNSDCMLPEGISEIGRLSENSGTVNYNGESRSSDNNCPLSLILDSLDKGKNKMESLVPISNTETLTLNAPFLPCSSPKAVSVTNASLDITSLYPTSELNVVSAPPQWMPLEAVVQQTSTAKSCSGMKMTLEENCKAVDVKTFLDFSKEMLDAIEDLNEAKMELADKSELDNANSPHKPKAESTGNTKVALDEPAPHSFTDKVIITVTHNTRADLSLVKLEDSVVDTRGDCWLSSDHLDICSSNRSDLVSSDETDQNLMEETVDDVKSVSLNVNHDGSPGSDTKAIPITHSNYFAEIQSLGQLDPTQTTKPFSPTLSLCCDSLTSKSMYLPNAPHPCKTQQVLGASYSPKEIIHESEIKNSLASRKTETLVISIDEHTKRLAKRKKRNKSLSFQRRLTYFPSVFYRKHIKKIVVSKHNDQSPQRLQSFCKTERTTDPECIVSHSEESVSRQWKVAGVSASLMSTNCSSALASDIDISESDHFRSGNNAEGVVSAHVMHHDITEPELTPKRECFRLLRQLKDL; encoded by the exons ATGGATGATCAACATAATCTACCGGATAAGATGGGGAAAGAAGTTCAACACTCTCCTGGGAAACAGCTACAAATTATGGAAGGTCTCAAAAGTAGACTGTATCCATACCAGGTTGAAGGTTTTGAGTTCTTTCACAATGCACACAGAGAGGGTAGAAAGGGTGTTATTTTAGCAGATGAAATGGGTCTTGGAAAATCTATTCAAGTCATCTCATTTTTGGCCAATTTTGCTCATCTGaacaaaaacatcccaagcatACTGTTAGTAGTGCCTGCAAATTTATTAGATGATTGGGTTAGCAAGATACAGGACTGGGCCCCTTGGATGAAATGCCTGAAATACCATCAATCAGAGCAGTGTCAAGCCACAAACCTGAgcaaagtgaaaagaaatggaGGGTTACTTATCACCACATACAGCACAGTTGTCAGGCATGAAAAAGAACTGTCATATTTGCATTCTAGTCCCTATTGCTGGAATTTTGTGGTATTTGATGAAGCACACAGGCTCAAAAATGAAAAGACAAAGACCTACAAAGTGGCATTGTCGGTCCAAGCCCATTTTCGGATTCTTCTTACTGGCACTCCAATCCAGAACAATCTCAAGGAACTCTGGAACCTGTTGACTATTATTTCTGAGACATGCCTGGTGGGAACATACCAAACATTCAGGAAGAACTTTGAGAACCCAATAACTCGAGGGCGGGAGGCTGATGCAAGGGCAGATGAAAGGGCCCTGACTCAGGAACTGATGGAATGTCTCCAAAAGACAATGAAACCAGTCTGGCTCAGGCGCACTAAAGAAAAGTTGCCCAAGCTGCCAGACAAACGTGAGTTTGTGCTCTGGACCAAGCTTACCCCTGAGCAGGAAGCCAATTACCGTGACCAATTGTCAGTTAATAAGGCACCTGATGCCCCCTCAAATCTTTTGCTTTTACACAATTTGCGGAAGATCTGTTGTTGCTCCAGACAGTTTGATGGACATGATTTGAATTCTGCTGAATCCCAAACCACACATTCTGGAAAACTTGCCATATTGATCGCTATGCTGAAGAAACTTTCTTCTAAAGGACATAAGATTCTGGTGTTTTTTCAGTATATCAAAACACTCAAAATTGCCATGCACAGTCTTATGCAAACAGACTGGGGAAAAAGAACTGTTTTGTTCATGGATGGAACTGTTGCACTCCACCAACGTATGATGTTGCTTAAGTCCTTCCAGAATGGATCACAAAGCATCCTTTTGCTCACAGTTCAAGTTGGGGCTGAGGGCTTAAACCTCACAACTGCTGATCGTGTCATTATCATGGAACCTTCCTGGAATCAATCAACAGATGCCCAGGCAGTAGATCGGGTACACAGAATTGGACAAAGGAGAGAAGTGGAAGTCTATCGTTTGATCACTTGTGGGACAGTGGAAGAGAAAATATATCGTAGGCAGTTATTCAAAGGCTCACTGGCTCGACAGGCAGTTGGGGATGACCAGAATCCTTTGAGACACTTCACTCGTTCAGAGTTAATGGAGCTTAACAGTCTTGGAGAGACTCAATACTCTGCCACCCAGTTACAGCTGGAACATCATAATTCTAAACGGCTTAGTGCTGAGGAAATCCTCGGGAAGCAGTTAGGAGAACAGATTTCTGGCAGCATATGCGGGATTTCTGATCATGGCAAGCTTCTTAAGGCCAGTCAAGGTGAGGACTTAGAGGCAGAAATGGAAAAGCTGCACATTGCTGATGAAGTTCAGAGAAGTAAAGACAAGATTGATGGTGAGGCCCACCTCAACTGTCAAATAGCATTTGTTGATGCACATAGACATCATAACTATCCACGAAAATCACTGGGTGTACATCTAAAAGGGAAAAAGGTTTTCTCTAGAGAATCTGCTTATTCAAAACTGTACCATGAGAAATCTCCAGGGTTGCCTCGGAAATATAAATGCTTTTCCTCTCCATTCTCTGCTAGAGTACAGAAAAAAAGACGTAAAACATGTCCACTTAAGTATGATTCAGATCAAGGTTGTTATCCTGAAGCCACCCAAGCAGATAGAGGTGAAACGGGCAACTCTAATTCACCCAGAGATCCagaaaatgcagatgttttaacTCCAGAAACTACTTTCACAGATGACAGGTCAGAATCTAGTTTTGCAGACAACAATAGTCAACAAACTTCTACATGGCACTCTAGGGACAAAGATAGTGAAGTACATCCTGACAGCATAATTGAAGTGGACAGTTCAGATTCATTCACAGATAGTCCTATAAAGAACAGTGTGACAAAGAGTGCTGACATTGTAGACATCTCTTTAAATATAAGTATTATTCATTTATCAAGCCCCAAGGATGTGTCTACAGGTGCCAGTTTGCATTCAGCTGTTAAATCAAAGGATCAAAGATCAGATCTGACTGTTGTGCAAACTCCTAGATCAGCACCATTACCAGGAAACAACTCATTCAACTCTGCAATAACTTCTCTGCCCAGAACACTATGTATGGGGAAATCACCACAGATTCCAGATGCATACACTTCCAGTGATCCCATAGAGCCCCCCAAAGAAAAGGATAAAACAGGCAACTCCATTTTATCCAGTGATCCAGATGAGTCAAAACATATGCCTCCAGAAAGTATTTTCGGAGATAATAATGTTCCAGGAATCTATTTTAAATTGGAATCCAATGATGAAGGCAGAAAAACTGATCCCCACAGCACACAGGCACTTCAGTATGACATAGACCAAGGATCACTTTTAAAGGACAACACTCTCCGTATGATGGCAAATGATGCTCAGATTGGAGAACCACTGCAGAAAACCACAGATGAAGGTAGTGAGAGGAGTGAAATGAGCATCTCTGTTTCTAGCCCTCCACTGGAGAGGTCTGGAACACCCAATAACAACACAGAGTCTAGCTTATCAGACAACAACAGTCCACACAATCTTACACCAGACTCTGTTATTGAAGGTAATGAAGTTCAGCATTCTGATTCACTCACAGATAATACACGTGATGACATTGTTCTTGTGTCCCCGGAAGAGAAAAACACACTGAACCACACTGTCACAAATATTGATGACAGTAGAGCTATGACTTTAAATACATCTGGACAACATTGCCCTAGCCCTGAGCTTCTGGCAGCAACAGAAGTTACTTTACATTTTGAGGTAAAATCACAGGATCAAACACTAAAGCCTAGTGTGGCCCACAACTCTAAATCAAAAGCTTGCTCATCACCTGAAAGGTATTATGACCTTTTAAGAGAAGTCCATacaccaaaacaacaacaaagtccCTACCAGGCCCCCAAGTCATCATCACCACATCTGCAACCTATCTCCTTGTGTGATTACTCACTTACACCAGGATCCATATCTGTGCCCAGTACACCAGGCATGGAGGAATTCCTACAGGTTGCAGGTGTATGTGTTGGCAGCAATGCTGTAGATCCTCAAACAGAGAAGAGTAAAAAGGGTGGCTCTGCTTTATTCAGAGAGTCACGCAATTCAGATGACGGAGGTCCAGATGATGTTTTCAGAATTGGCAGCGCATCTGGAAACTCTGTAACAGTCAACTACAATGAAGAGTCTACTTCATCAAACAGCTACCGTACACCCAGTCTTATATTGGACTCTGTTGATGAAGGAAGTGAAGCTGACCTTGGTGACACCTATGAGGTGACCAGATTAGACTCTAACAAACAAGATGAAAGTGATGAGAGTGCTTCAGCATCCCTTGAAGAGACCAGTTCTAAAAAGGACAGTTTGATACTGATCACTGACACTAAAACTCTCACTTTAAATGTCATTGCTCCTCCTTGTGCAAGCCTCAAGACGGTGTCTATAACAGATAACAGTTTGCCTTCAGATGTTGAAACACAGGATCCAGGACAAGAGCTGGGTGATGCTAAGACTTCTAGACAAGAACCACCACCCATAATAAGCTATGAAATTTCTGCAGAGGTTCAATCAAGAGAAGTGTTGAGCCCTACCCAGGTCCTTACACCACTTTCATTATTTCCATCACCTGTTGTCTTTCCATGTGATCAGTCACTTACTGCTGGGTCCATGTCTGTGCCCGGTACACCACACATGGAGGAAACACCACAGGTTTCTGTTGTAGGCCCTGATGGTGATAGTGAAGCCCCCCAAACAGAGGAGTGTGAAGGAAAAAATGGTACCTCATCCAGAGATCCACACAAATCAGATGACATACTTTCAGAACATGCTGCTGGACATGACAGTGTAGTGGAAAACAGACATGTCCACAATACTGCAGCGAATAATTTAGCAGACATAAGCATTCCACAAAACCTGACACCGAACTCCAGTGACAAAAGCAGAAGTAAAGATCTGGAGGCAGAATTTGAAAAGTTTCACACTGGGGAGACTGAATACGAAGCCCACCTCCAATGTCAAGAAATGTCTGCTGATGAAAATGATAAGAGTCCTGATCATTGTAAAACTATGTTACCACAAAAATCACTGGGTTTCCACCTCCAAGGGAAGAAAAATTACGCAAGTGGCAATGGTCGCAATAGTCCCAGTGTTAATGTCTGTAGAAAATCTGTCATCAAACCAATTTATTCAAAACGGCACAGTGAGAAGACTCCAGGGTTGCCTCAAAAATATATATGCTTTTCCTCTCCATTCTCTAATTCAGCTATGAGGAAGAGACATAGTGCACGGACACTTCAGTATGACTTAGACCAAGGATCTGTCCCTCTTTCAAAAGCCAACACTCTCTGTATGATGGCAAATGATGCTCAGATTGGAGAACCACTGCAGAAAACCACAGATGAAGGTAGTGAGAGGAGTGAAATGAGCATCTCTGTCTCTAGCCCTCCACTGGAGATCTCTGGAACACCCAATAACAACACAGAGTCTAGCTTATCAGACAACAACAGTCCACACAATCTTACACCGGACTCTGTTATTGAAGGCAATGAAGTTCATCATTCTGACTCACTAACAGATAATAAAAGTGATAACATTGTGCTTGTGTCCCCGGAAGAGAAAAGCTTACTGAAACACACTGCCACACATATTGACAGTGgaacttttacttcaaatacaaGTGGACACAGTTCCCCAGGCCTTGAGCCTGTGACAGCAACAGATGATACTTTATGTTTAGAGGTAAAATCACAGGATTCAACACTTAGTGTGGCTCATACCACTAGAACAAAAGCTTGCTCATCACTGGAAAGGAATTGTGACCTTTTAAGAGAGATCCAGTCATCAAAACTATTACAAAGTCCTTACCAGGCCTCCAAGCCATCATCTCCACATTTGCAACCTATCTCCTTATGTGATTACTCACTTACACCTGGATCCATCATGTCCCATGTGCCCAGTACACCAAGCATGAAGGAATTCCCACAACTTTTAGGTGTATGCCTTGGCAGTAATGCTGTAGACCCTCAAACAGAGAAGAGTGAAAAGAGTAACTGTACCTCATTAACAGATTCCAACAATTCAGATTGCATGCTTCCAGAAGGTATATCCGAAATTGGCAGATTATCTGAAAACTCTGGAACAGTCAACTACAATGGAGAGTCCCGTTCATCAGACAACAACTGCCCACTCAGTCTTATACTGGACTCGCTTGATAAAGGCAAGAATAAGATGGAGAGTTTGGTACCGATCAGCAACACTGAAACTCTCACTTTAAATGCACCTTTTCTTCCTTGCTCAAGCCCCAAGGCTGTATCCGTAACAAATGCCAGTTTAGATATAACATCACTGTATCCAACTTCAGAGCTGAATGTTGTTTCAGCACCACCACAATGGATGCCACTGGAGACTGTTGTAGAGGATGCAGTAGTAGACACGAGAGGTGATTGCTGGTTGTCCTCTGATCAGCTGGATATATGTTCATCTAATAGATCGGACTTGGTTTCCAGTGATGAAACAGACCAAAATCTCATGGAAGAGACTGTTAATGATGTGAAATCTGTCTCTTTAAATGTCAACCGTGATGGTTCCCCAGGGTCTGATACCAAAGCTATCCTGATAACACACAGCACATTTTTTGCAGAAATTCAATCACTAGGACAACTGGATCCTACCCAGTCTACTAAGCCATCTTCACCAACACTTCCCTTATCCTGTGACTCGCTCACTTCTAAATCAATGTATTTGCCCAGTGCACCACACCCATGCAAAACACAACAGGCTTTAGGTGCATCCCACAGTCCCAAAGAAATCATACATGAACCAGAGATTAAAAATAGTTTGGCTAGTAGAAAAACAGAGACCCTAGTTGGGTTCCATACACCCAGTCTTATACTGGAATTTGTTGATGAAGGACGTGAAGCTGACTTTGGTGACACCTATGAGATGGCCAGGTTAGACTCTACCAGACAAGATGAAAATGATGAGAGTGCTTCAGCATCCCTTGAAGAGACCAGTCCTAAAAAGGACAGTTTGATACTGATCACTGACACTAAAACTCTCACTTTAAATGTCATTGCTCCTCCTTGTGCAAGCCCCAAGACTGTGTCTATAACAGATAACAGTTTGCCTTCAGATGTTGAAACACAGGATCCAGGACAAGAGCTGGGTGATGCCAAGACTTCTAGACAAGAACCACCACCCATAAAAAGCTATGACATTTCTGCAGAGGTTCAATCAAGAGAAGTGTTGAGCCCTACCCAGGTCCTTACACCACTTTCATTATTTCCATCACCTGTTGTCTTTCCATGTGATCAGTCACTTACTGCTGAGCCCATGTCTGTGCCCGGTACACCACACATGGAGGAAACACCACAGGTTTCTGTTGTAGGCCCTGATGGTGATGGTGTAGCCCCCCAAACAGAGGAGTGTGAAGGAAAAAATGGTACCTCATCCAGAGATCCACACAAATCAAATGACATACTTTCAGAACATGCTGCTGGACATGACAGTGTAGTGGAAAACAGACATGTCCACAATACTGCAGCGAATAATTTAGCAGACATAAGCATTCCACAAAACCTGACACCGAACTCCAGTGACAAAAGCAGAAGTAAAGATCTGGAGACAGAATTTGAAAAGTTTCACACTGGGGAGACTGAATACGAAGCCCACCTCCAgtgtcaagaagtgtctgctgaTGAAGATTATAAGAGTCCTGATCATTGTAAAACTAAGTTACCACAAAAATCACTGGGTTCCCACCTCCAAGGAAAGAAAAATGATGCAGGTGGCAATGGTCGCAATAGTCCCAGTGTTAATGTCTGTAGAAAATCTGTCATCAAACCAATTTATTCAAAATGGCACAGTGAGAAGACTCCAGGGTTGCCTCAAAAATATATATGCTTTTCCTCTCCATTCTCTAATTCAGCTATGAGGAAGAGACATAGTGCACGGACACTTCAGTATGACTTAGACCAAGGATCTGTCCCTCTTTCAAAAGCCAACACTCTCTGTATGATGGCAAATGATGCTCAGATTGGAGAACCACTGCAGAAAACCACAGATGAAGGTAGTGAGAGGAGTGAAATGAGCATCTCTGTCTCTAGCCCTCCACTGGAGATCTCTGGAACACCCAATAACAACACAGAGTCTAGCTTATCAGACAACAACAGTCCACACAATCTTACACCGGACTCTGTTATTGAAGGCAATGAAGTTCATCATTCTGACTCACTAACAGATAATAAAAGTGATAACATTGTGCTTGTGTCCCCGGAAGAGAAAAGCTTACTGAAACACACTGCCACACATATTGACAGTGgaacttttacttcaaatacaaGTGGACACAGTTCCCCAGGCCTTGAGCCTGTGACAGCAACAGATGATACTTTATGTTTAGAGGTAAAATCACAGGATTCAACACTTAGTGTGGCTCATACCACTAGAACAAAAGCTTGCTCATCACTGGAAAGGAATTGTGACCTTTTAAGAGAGATCCAGTCATCAAAACTATTACAAAGTCCTTACCAGGCCTCCAAGCCATCATCTCCACATTTGCAACCTATCTCCTTATGTGATTACTCACTTACACCTGGATCCATCATGTCCCATGTGCCCAGTACACCAAGCATGAAGGAATTCCCACAACTTTTAGGTGTATGCCTTGGCAGTAATGCTGTAGACCCTCAAACAGAGAAGAGTGAAAAGAGTAACTGTACCTCATTAACAGATTCCAACAATTCAGATTGCATGCTTCCAGAAGGTATATCCGAAATTGGCAGATTATCTGAAAACTCTGGAACAGTCAACTACAATGGAGAGTCCCGTTCATCAGACAACAACTGCCCACTCAGTCTTATACTGGACTCGCTTGATAAAGGCAAGAATAAGATGGAGAGTTTGGTACCGATCAGCAACACTGAAACTCTCACTTTAAATGCACCTTTTCTTCCTTGCTCAAGCCCCAAGGCTGTATCCGTAACAAATGCCAGTTTAGATATAACATCACTGTATCCAACTTCAGAGCTGAATGTTGTTTCAGCACCAC CACAATGGATGCCACTGGAGGCTGTTGTACAGCAAACTTCCACAGCAAAATCATGCTCTGGAATGAAAATGACACTTGAAGAGAATTGTAAAGCTGTGGATGTAAAAACATTCTTAGACTTCTCTAAAGAAATGTTGGATGCAATTGAGGATCTGAATGAGGCCAAAATGGAACTTGCAGATAAGAGTGAATTAGATAATGCTAACAGTCCTCACAAACCTAAGGCTGAATCCACTGGCAATACCAAGGTTGCTCTTGATGAGCCTGCACCACACAGTTTTACAGATAAAGTTATAATAACAGTGACTCACAATACCAGAGCAGATTTATCTTTGGTAAAATTAGAGGATTCAGTAGTAGACACAAGAGGCGATTGCTGGTTGTCCTCTGATCACCTGGATATTTGTTCATCAAATAGATCTGACTTGGTTTCCAGTGATGAAACAGACCAAAATCTCATGGAGGAGACTGTTGATGATGTAAAATCTGTCTCTTTAAATGTCAACCATGATGGTTCCCCAGGGTCTGATACCAAAGCTATCCCCATAACACACAGCAACTATTTTGCAGAAATTCAATCACTAGGACAACTGGATCCTACCCAGACTACTAAACCATTTTCACCAACACTTTCCTTATGCTGTGACTCACTCACTTCTAAATCAATGTATTTGCCCAATGCACCACACCCATGCAAAACACAACAGGTTTTAGGTGCATCCTACAGTCCCAAAGAAATCATACATGAATCAGAGATTAAAAATAGTTTGGCTAGTAGAAAAACAGAGACCCTAGTAATTAGTATTGATGAACATACCAAGAGACTGGCCAAAAGGAAAAAGAGGAACAAAAGTCTGTCATTTCAAAGGAGACTAACGTATTTCCCCTCAGTGTTCTATCGAAAACACATAAAGAAAATAGTTGTATCAAAACATAATGATCAAAGTCCTCAACGGTTACAGTCATTCtgcaagacagagagaacaaCTGACCCAGAATGCATTGTTTCTCATTCAGAGGAGTCTGTGTCTAGGCAGTGGAAGGTTGCAGGAGTTTCTGCTTCTTTAATGTCTACTAATTGTTCATCTGCATTAGCTTCAGATATAGACATTTCTGAGTCAGATCATTTCAGATCAGGCAATAATGCTGAAGGTGTTGTGAGTGCACATGTGATGCATCATGACATTACTGAGCCTGAGCTAACACCAAAGAGAGAATGCTTCCGTTTGCTCCGACAGTTGAAAGATCTGTAA